Proteins co-encoded in one Pseudophryne corroboree isolate aPseCor3 chromosome 1, aPseCor3.hap2, whole genome shotgun sequence genomic window:
- the LOC135055143 gene encoding perilipin-2-like: MAETVEQQNVVVRLINLPLVSSTYDMVSSAYIHTKDNHPYLKSVCNVAERSVKTITSVAVTSARPILQRLEPQIALANNIACIGLDKIEVKLPILYQPTDKVVSTASEAVLGAKDVVVQSILGVVGRTKGAVQDGVEMTKAAVNGGISTVMGSSVAQMVSSHVDTALTTSESLLEQYLPPTDKELATKTEEFEVAAGKPTYYVRLGSLSTKARKRAYQQALTRVMEVKCRSQAIAQLQKTVDLIEFARKNMNGANQKIHDAQDRMYHAWVEWTKSTGQQASGEAESMEQIESRTLTIAWHLTLQLQTTCLSLVTGVQGLPQNIQSKAQNISVMATEVYQNFRSASSIKDMSDGLLATSKEQFTKMKSSMDDVMDYLVNNTPLNWLVGPFYPQTAGCPHGEQEADVTDSANRDD, translated from the exons AATGTTGTGGTCCGGCTGATCAACCTCCCCTTGGTGAGCTCAACGTATGACATGGTGTCTTCTGCCTATATCCACACCAAAGATAACCACCCCTACCTGAAATCTGTGTGCAATGTAGCGGAGAGGAGTGTGAAGACCATCACGTCGGTGGCTGTGACCAGCGCCAGGCCAATCCTGCAGAGACTGGAGCCTCAGA TTGCCCTGGCTAACAACATTGCATGTATAGGATTGGATAAGATTGAGGTGAAGCTGCCCATTCTCTATCAGCCTACTGACAAG GTGGTCTCCACTGCCTCTGAGGCAGTTCTTGGTGCTAAGGATGTGGTCGTACAGAGTATATTGGGAGTAGTTGGCAGAACTAAGGGAGCTGTGCAGGATGGTGTAGAGATGACCAAGGCCGCTGTGAATGGGGGCATTAGCACCGTTATGGGGAGCAGTGTAGCGCAGATGGTGAGCAGCCATGTGGACACTGCACTGACAACGTCTGAGAGTCTCCTGGAACAATACCTGCCACCCACGGACAAAGAGCTGG CAACAAAAACGGAGGAGTTTGAAGTGGCAGCAGGAAAGCCAACTTACTACGTTCGCTTGGGGTCGCTCTCTACCAAGGCCCGTAAACGTGCTTATCAGCAAGCCCTGACACGAGTGATGGAGGTCAAATGCCGGAGCCAGGCCATTGCTCAGCTGCAGAAAACCGTTGATCTG ATTGAATTTGCAAGAAAGAACATGAATGGTGCCAACCAGAAGATCCATGACGCTCAGGATAGGATGTACCATGCATGGGTGGAATGGACAAAAAGCACAGGACAGCAAGCTAGTGGGGAGGCTGAGAGCATGGAA CAAATTGAATCACGCACTCTGACTATTGCCTGGCATCTGACTCTACAACTGCAAACCACCTGTCTCTCCCTGGTGACCGGTGTCCAAGGCCTTCCGCAGAACATCCAGAGCAAGGCTCAGAACATCAGTGTCATGGCTACAGAGGTCTATCAGAACTTCCGTTCTGCCTCTTCCATCAAAGACATGTCTGATGGCCTCTTAGCCACCAGCAAGGAGCAATTCACCAAGATGAAGAGTTCTATGGATGACGTCATGGATTACTTGGTTAATAACACACCACTAAACTGGCTGGTTGGTCCTTTTTACCCACAGACTGCTGGCTGCCCACATGGGGAGCAAGAAGCTGATGTGACAGACTCTGCTAATAGGGACGATTGA